Proteins found in one Pararge aegeria chromosome 12, ilParAegt1.1, whole genome shotgun sequence genomic segment:
- the LOC120627976 gene encoding ubiquitin-conjugating enzyme E2 G1 isoform X1 — protein MSEPQSSLLLKKQLAELNKNPVEGFSAGLIDDNDIYRWEVLIIGPPDTLYEGGFFKAHLHFPKEYPLRPPRMKFVTEIWHPNIEKNGDVCISILHEPGDDKWGYEKASERWLPVHTVETILISVISMLADPNDESPANVDAAKEWRERYSDFKKKVARCVRKSQEDCF, from the exons AATTGAACAAAAATCCAGTAGAAGGATTTTCTGCTGGGTTGATAGATGACAATGATATTTACAGATGGGAGGTTCTCATTATCGGTCCTCCAGATACATTATA tgagGGTGGATTCTTTAAAGCACATTTACATTTTCCGAAGGAGTATCCTTTGAGACCACCTAGAATGAAATTTGTAACAGAAATATGGCATCCAAACA TTGAAAAGAATGGAGATGTCTGCATATCAATATTGCATGAACCAGGTGATGACAAATGGGGTTATGAAAAAGCCTCTGAGAGGTGGCTACCAGTACATACAGTTGAAACAATCCTCATTAGTGTTATTTCTATGTTGGCAGACCCTAATGATGAAAGTCCTGCTAATGTTGATGCTGCA AAAGAATGGAGAGAGAGGTATTCGGATTTCAAAAAGAAAGTTGCCAGATGTGTTAGGAAAAGTCAAGAAGATTGTTTTTAG
- the LOC120627976 gene encoding ubiquitin-conjugating enzyme E2 G1 isoform X2 yields MSEPQSSLLLKKQLAELNKNPVEGFSAGLIDDNDIYRWEVLIIGPPDTLYEGGFFKAHLHFPKEYPLRPPRMKFVTEIWHPNIEKNGDVCISILHEPGDDKWGYEKASERWLPVHTVETILISVISMLADPNDESPANVDAAKEWRESYSEFKRKVAQCVRKSQEDCS; encoded by the exons AATTGAACAAAAATCCAGTAGAAGGATTTTCTGCTGGGTTGATAGATGACAATGATATTTACAGATGGGAGGTTCTCATTATCGGTCCTCCAGATACATTATA tgagGGTGGATTCTTTAAAGCACATTTACATTTTCCGAAGGAGTATCCTTTGAGACCACCTAGAATGAAATTTGTAACAGAAATATGGCATCCAAACA TTGAAAAGAATGGAGATGTCTGCATATCAATATTGCATGAACCAGGTGATGACAAATGGGGTTATGAAAAAGCCTCTGAGAGGTGGCTACCAGTACATACAGTTGAAACAATCCTCATTAGTGTTATTTCTATGTTGGCAGACCCTAATGATGAAAGTCCTGCTAATGTTGATGCTGCA AAAGAATGGAGAGAATCATATTCGGAGTTTAAAAGAAAAGTAGCACAGTGTGTGAGAAAGAGCCAAGAGGATTGTTCTTAA
- the LOC120628373 gene encoding cell cycle checkpoint control protein RAD9A isoform X1: MKCHVPGPNVKVLGRTIHALARFGDELYLESLPDSILLRTLNAAESAYAMIKFNKNFFSHFNYNFYSTEDNEGLKCKISMKSALNAFKSPTHMDKQVENLEIKLDPESSKLIFQLKCKHGIVKTYYVSILDCKAMQAVYTKDLVPNRIISSPRILSEALGNFQISDDQVTLEATNQSLILRNYVDANIDLTKIIRTQISLKPSEFDSYTIGDETTITFTLKEFRALLAFTEALNLALQLHFETTGRPAVFIVHNGTTFEAHFVLATSKPDSATQASTQNSSRTDKKRKEVNNPVGSAKKKPHLDIDISKCLDEDSHLFNYIDIPEEMDLRPIKVTIDGNSGDKANDPEENMNFDIPGSPTSRIKIKSVFKRCFENTFDPRSIERIVLAENSDSD; the protein is encoded by the exons ATGAAATGTCATGTGCCAGGCCCTAATGTTAAAG TTTTAGGAAGGACAATACATGCTTTGGCAAGATTTGGCGATGAATTATATTTAGAATCTCTGCCCGATTCTATACTTTTGAGGACCTTAAATGCTGCTGAAAGTGCCTATGCTATGATAAAATTCAACAAGAACTTCTTTTCTCATTTCAACTATAACTTCTATTCTACAGAAGATAATGAAggtttaaaatgcaaaatatcaATGAAGTCTGCACTGAATGCCTTTAAATCTCCAACACACATGGATAAACAAGTAGAGAACCTTGAAATAAAATTGGATCCTGAATCTTCTAAACTAATCTTTCAACTGAAATGCAAGCATGGTATAGTTAAGACATATTATGTTTCAATATTAGATTGTAAAGCTATGCAAGCGGTATACACCAAAGACTTGGTGCCTAACAG AATAATATCTTCCCCAAGAATACTTTCTGAAGCTCTTGGAAATTTTCAAATTTCGGATGACCAAGTGACACTTGAAGCAACAAACCAATCACTGATTTTACGCAATTATGTTGATGCCAACATAgacttaacaaaaataataagaactCAAATAAGTTTAAAGCCATCAGAGTTTGACAGTTACACAATTGGGGATGAAACCACAATAACATTCACACTCAAGGAATTTCGAGCTCTGCTGGCATTCACTGAAGCACTAAATCTAGCTTTACAATTACATTTTGAAACCACAGGGCGACCAGCTGTATTCATTGTACATAATGGCACAACTTTTGAAGCACACTTTGTTTTGGCTACATCTAAACCTGATTCTGCAACACAAGCTTCAACACAAAATAGTTCACGGacagacaaaaaaagaaaagaagtaAATAATCCAGTAGgttcagcaaaaaaaaaacctcacttAGATATAGACATATCAAAGTGCTTAGATGAAGattcacatttatttaattatattgatattCCGGAAGAAATGGATTTGAGGCCTATAAAAGTTACTATAGATGGCAATAGTGGAGATAAAGCAAATGATCCAgaagaaaatatgaattttgatATTCCAGGGTCACCAACTTCTAGAATAAAGATTAAGTCTGTTTTCAAAAGATGTTTTGAAAACACATTTGACCCAAGAAGTATTGAGCGCATTGTATTAGCTGAAAACTCTGATAGTGATTAA
- the LOC120628373 gene encoding cell cycle checkpoint control protein RAD9A isoform X2, with protein MKCHVPGPNVKGRTIHALARFGDELYLESLPDSILLRTLNAAESAYAMIKFNKNFFSHFNYNFYSTEDNEGLKCKISMKSALNAFKSPTHMDKQVENLEIKLDPESSKLIFQLKCKHGIVKTYYVSILDCKAMQAVYTKDLVPNRIISSPRILSEALGNFQISDDQVTLEATNQSLILRNYVDANIDLTKIIRTQISLKPSEFDSYTIGDETTITFTLKEFRALLAFTEALNLALQLHFETTGRPAVFIVHNGTTFEAHFVLATSKPDSATQASTQNSSRTDKKRKEVNNPVGSAKKKPHLDIDISKCLDEDSHLFNYIDIPEEMDLRPIKVTIDGNSGDKANDPEENMNFDIPGSPTSRIKIKSVFKRCFENTFDPRSIERIVLAENSDSD; from the exons ATGAAATGTCATGTGCCAGGCCCTAATGTTAAAG GAAGGACAATACATGCTTTGGCAAGATTTGGCGATGAATTATATTTAGAATCTCTGCCCGATTCTATACTTTTGAGGACCTTAAATGCTGCTGAAAGTGCCTATGCTATGATAAAATTCAACAAGAACTTCTTTTCTCATTTCAACTATAACTTCTATTCTACAGAAGATAATGAAggtttaaaatgcaaaatatcaATGAAGTCTGCACTGAATGCCTTTAAATCTCCAACACACATGGATAAACAAGTAGAGAACCTTGAAATAAAATTGGATCCTGAATCTTCTAAACTAATCTTTCAACTGAAATGCAAGCATGGTATAGTTAAGACATATTATGTTTCAATATTAGATTGTAAAGCTATGCAAGCGGTATACACCAAAGACTTGGTGCCTAACAG AATAATATCTTCCCCAAGAATACTTTCTGAAGCTCTTGGAAATTTTCAAATTTCGGATGACCAAGTGACACTTGAAGCAACAAACCAATCACTGATTTTACGCAATTATGTTGATGCCAACATAgacttaacaaaaataataagaactCAAATAAGTTTAAAGCCATCAGAGTTTGACAGTTACACAATTGGGGATGAAACCACAATAACATTCACACTCAAGGAATTTCGAGCTCTGCTGGCATTCACTGAAGCACTAAATCTAGCTTTACAATTACATTTTGAAACCACAGGGCGACCAGCTGTATTCATTGTACATAATGGCACAACTTTTGAAGCACACTTTGTTTTGGCTACATCTAAACCTGATTCTGCAACACAAGCTTCAACACAAAATAGTTCACGGacagacaaaaaaagaaaagaagtaAATAATCCAGTAGgttcagcaaaaaaaaaacctcacttAGATATAGACATATCAAAGTGCTTAGATGAAGattcacatttatttaattatattgatattCCGGAAGAAATGGATTTGAGGCCTATAAAAGTTACTATAGATGGCAATAGTGGAGATAAAGCAAATGATCCAgaagaaaatatgaattttgatATTCCAGGGTCACCAACTTCTAGAATAAAGATTAAGTCTGTTTTCAAAAGATGTTTTGAAAACACATTTGACCCAAGAAGTATTGAGCGCATTGTATTAGCTGAAAACTCTGATAGTGATTAA